CTTTGCCAAGGCTGCGGAACAGATTGTTGCGGTTCAGCGCAGCCCAGTCTTGCGCCAATTGATAGCCGGTCTTGCCAGGCCGCCAGCCTGTCAAAGATCGATAGCCGACCTTGCTTTCGCCCTGGAATTTCTCGCCGCCCAGAATTCCCCATCTATATCCGACAACATCCGCCTGCCGTGCGCCGGTGGTCTCCGACCACGTTTGCAGGCCCCGCCCTTTGTACAGTTCTTCCACCGCCTTTTCGCCGAGACGGCCCACTTCATAGGCGCTCAGATTTCGATCGTAAGGTGCTAGTTTGTTATCGAGCGAAAGCGTGATACCAGCCTTTCCAATTGTAGTTCGCAAAGAATCGGAAAACCCCGATTTCTTCGCATATTGACTGTCGAATTGATACCATTGGACCGTCAGCAACGGATTTGCCTGTAGCGTTCCATATCCCAGCGCCCCGAAAAGATCGCCGATTCCTTGCGCGCCTCTGGCGCTCAAATCGGCGCGCCGCTCCGGAGGGGCGAAGGCGACGCGCACGCCGAGCCGGGACAGAATGTCGTTGTCGAAAATAGACATGGCGCTTCCTTTTTCTTTGTGTCGTCAATCCGTTTTCTACAAGTCTGGAGTCGCGGAATCTGGAGTCACGATCCCCACTATTCCCTCAACACCAATTGCGAGTAGGGCGTGGGCGGCTCCGCGTCGGGATCCGCCCAATAGCTCACCCGCCGGACGAACTCATTGTCGTCGCCCCATTGCCGGAAAAAGTCCTCCGGCCTGCTGCAGGGCAACCATCTGCCTTCAAGGCGCCGTCTGCTGCCTTCGCAGCACATGAATATTTCGTCGGCGATGTAAAGCGGATAGGTATCGCTATATCCGCGATGATGGGGATGAATCCTAAACAGGCAGGGATGGTAATATCCCATCATGTCGCGCGCGCCGCGTATGCCGTCGCCGACGAATAATCCCCATCGCGCATTGGGATTATGCCTGATGATATATTCGCCGGCGAAAACGCTCACGTCATGTACGATATTCATGCCAGCGAAGGCACTGGTCCAGGGCGGATCATATCGTTCGAGCGCGTCAATGGCGTCACCACCCGGCGGTATGAGGTAGCCACCATATCGCAGTAACCAAGCATCAAGTAGCGGGAGCCCTTCTGGCGTCAGCTCCAATGAAACGGCAAACCCGAGAAGAAACCTTCCGAGACATTCCAGCCGCTTGCTTCTCTGGCTCATGAAGAACTCGAAATTCGCCTCTGCTTGCGCGCGTTTCAGTTTCGCCTTTCCACGAAACGGCGGCGCATATTCCGGATAGTCGCGCAGCGCCTCTTGAAGCCTGCGCTTGTCGCGATAGCGCGTGACGAAGCCGAACATGACTGGTCATCGCTCAGGTATTGAACGTTTGAAACTCCAATTAAACGCTGTCGCGGGATATTGGACGATCAGAGTCGTCCCGTAGGAGAATGACCCGAAAGCGGCGCCGGATACCGCGCCACGCGCAAAATCATAACGGTTCATTGCTGGAGTCTCCAAAAACGATCGGATCGTCGCCGTCAGGCAGTCTTGAATCGTGCAAAGCTGATTTCGCTACCCGTATCAGAACGTCTTTCTCCGTCGGCGGCCTATCAAGGCGCATATGAGCGTCCTCTCTACTCCCCGCGATCAGGCCATAGCCGGGCATTAAGACATTACACGCCCAGCCTCGGGGCATGCCGCCCAAATGCGGGCGCATATATCCTTCGATTATCTTTTCTTCCGACACTCATGTCTTATTCAGGCAATCAACGTCTCTACGCGCCAAGCTTAGCAATTCGAGCCCTGCTGTCAATCAGGCGCTTTTAAGAATTCTTCGCGGCGCCGCTCCGGAGGGGCGAAGGCGACGCGCACGCCGAGCCGGGACAGAATGTCGTTGTCGAAAATAGACATGGCGCTTCCTTTTTCTTTGTGTCGTCAATCCGTCTTCTACAAGCCTGGAGTCGCGGAATCTGGAGTCACGATCCCCACTATTCCCTCAACACCAATTGCGAGTAGGGCGTGGGCGGCTCCGCGTCGGGATCCGCCCAATAGCTCACCCGCCGGACGAACTCATTGTCGTCGCCCCATTGCCGGAAAAAGTCCTCCGGCCTGCTGCAGGGCAACCATCTGCCTTCAAGGCGCCGTCTGCTGCCTTCGCAGCAATGAAATATCTGCTCGCCAAGGTAAAGCTGATAGGTATCGCTATATCCGCGATGATGGGGATGAATCCTAAACAGGCAGGGATGGTAATATCCCATCATGTCGCGCGCGCCGCGTATGCCGTCGCCGACGAACAATCCCCATCGCGCATTGTGATTATGCCTGACGATATATTCGCCGGCGAAAACGCTCACGTCATGCACGATATTCAGGCCAGCGAGATCGCCGGTCCAAGCTGAGTCGTAATATTCAAACGCGTAGATGATATCCTGGACTTGCGGCACAAAATAGCCGCCGTATCGCAACAGCCAGACATCGAGCGGCGGGAGCGCTTCGCGCTCCAATCTCACGTCGACGCCAAAGCCTGCTAAAAATCTTTTGAAGTGCGCCAATCTCGTGTTTCGTTGGTCCATGAAGAACTCGAAATTCGCTTCGGCCTGCGCACGTTTCAATTTTCCACCACGAAACGGCGACGTATATTCCGGATAGTCGCGCAGCGTCTCCTGAAGCCTGCGCTTGTCGCGGTAGCGCGTGACGAAGCCGAACATGACTGATCATTCACACGAGGCGAGTTGGCCAAACCGCCGCGCGAATAAGATATTGAGCCTAGCCAAATAATCGCAATTCATTTGCCGCCTCTCAAACGCCGCCTTCAAGGGAGTCTGCAAATTTTCTTCAAGCAACTAGTCTGTCGACTCTGCATTGTAAGAACACGATCCCCACAGTCAAGATTGTTTCTTAAGACAAGTTCCATATTTCCTTTAACCACAAGTATTCACGCAGCAAATTTTTCTTGCTGCATTGTCATTACACGGCAAGAATTTCGTCCAGCGCCGCTGCGTCCCGTTGGCGCCGGTGACGACCAGCCTGAACTGCGAGAATTTCGCGTCGCCCGAGTCGAGCTTGCCGTTGTGATTGGTGTCGAAGACGTCGAGCAGCGCCTGCATGTCGGAGGCGGCCGTCGGGGCTCATTTGGTGAAGACGATTTCGTTCTTCTGGTTGAAGAGCCTGTCATTATTGGCTTCGATTGCGGTTCTATGAGCTTTCCTTTCGATGACGTCGCTCCTTTGGGCCAGCAAAATTCGATCTGCTTTATGGCGAAATTTCCCGACAAACCACCGTGGGACGTCCGGGCATCTTTCTCCATGCGGATTCTAGAGGGTGTTATGTACTTTACCGATTGATTGCATTAATAGAATTGGATGGCTGCGATTCGCAAACCGTATCCGTCTGACGTCAGCGACGAAGAATGGTCGCTTGTTGCGCTGTATTTGACGCTGATGGACGAGAGCGCGCCGCAGCGTCAGCATTCGCTGCGCGAGCTTTTCAACGGCCTGCGTTATGTGCTTCGCTACGGCGTCGCTTGGCGCGCCATGCCCAACGACCTGCCGCCGTGGTCCGCTGTGTATCAGCAGGGACGCCGCTGGATGGCGGCAGGCGTGTTCGAAGCGCTCGCCCAGGATTTGCGTGCGGTGTTGCGACTGGCGGCCGGGCGCAAAGAGGAGCCGACGGCGGCGATCATCGACAGCCGCACTTTGCGCTCGACGCCCGAAAGCGGCCCGCGCGCAGGCTACGACGGCGCCAAGCGCAAACGCGGATCGAAACTCCATATGGCGGTCGACACGCTGGGCCATCTGCTGGCGCTTCATGTCACGCCGGCGAATGTGGACGACCGCGCCGAGGTTGGAAAGCTCGCCGAGGCTGTGCAGCAGGCGACCGGCGAGAGCGTCGAATTGATCTATGTCGACCAGGGATACACGGGGGACAGGGCAGCCGACGCTGCGAAAGCGCAGGGCGTCGAACTGTGCGTCGTCAAACTTTCGGAAGCGAAAAAGGGCTTCGTCCTCCTGCCCAAGCGCTGGGTGGTCGAACGATCTTTTGCATGGGCGACCAGATGCAGGCGGCTCGTCAAAGATTATGAACGATATGCGGAAACCCTTGCAGGCTTTCACATCCTCGCCTTCGCCTGTCTCATGCTCAACCGCGCCGCAGAATTCATGATACAAAGTGCATAACACCCTCTAGATTCGATTGTGGAGACGGATGAGAGCTTCCGCCTCGGGAGAATCGAGGCTCGTCAGTTCGCCGCGAGCGAGAGAACGCACAACGGCCAAAGCATGAGTGCCTCTATTGAGGAGCCCGTACTTCTTCTTCCGTAGATCGCCTGTGAGCGGCAATATAACCGTTTCCCAAATACGATCGTCGATACGATCGACCCCTGCTCGGACACATTCGTTCCAGACGACCGGATTTTTCATGAGATCGCGCGCGATCCACCGCACTTCCTCGACCGTCGGTTTCTTGCCAAATATCCCGTGCTGATCGCCCGGCCGCGTGAAATAGCGATCTTCGAGAAACGCCCGCGCTTCGGGACCATCGACGGATGGAATGGCTCCGCCCGCAACCCACCGGCCCAGGACGAGGGCCAGATACAGCAGGGCGCGATCGCGCACGCCCCATTGCTTTTGGGCGATATGGGCGTCGATCGCCTTCTCAATCTCGGCGTCTTCGGCTTCCGTCGTGTCGCCGTGCACGCCGACGCGCTGCAGCGCAGCCCCTACGGCAGGATTTTCAAGAAGGGCATGCGCGAACTCAATCAGCTCGTCGACGCTCGTCGGATCGAACTTGACCTCCGGCGGGTCCGGCACCTCCCAAGGATCCTCAAAGGCGTCGTCTCTGGAATCGTCTGCATCTGTCATCCCACACCCGCAGAACAATAATTCACGAGGCTTGAATGCTTTGTCTCACGATCCGTGAGGAAGTATCGGGCTGCATTTCCATCTCCTCATAGCAAATCCTTCCCAAAAGCTTACGCGCCGTCAAGCGTTTAATCTCCGTCTTTTCCTTCGATTCAAAGACTTAGAGACGCCCTTCGGAGGTTAACCTCCAGTTCAGGCTTGCTTTTTTAAGCTCGCAAAATTTTCGTTCACGAGGACGCCGGCCCGCCGGCCGGCCGCCATTCCTCTCACGTCGCGTTCGCGACCGCCGCGCCGCCGCGAAGCGGAGTTCCTCGCCCGCCGTTCCCGCGACGGTCGTCGCGTTGGCGTCATGCGTGATGATGCGCGTCGCGTCGACGCCCAGCAGCGAGGCCGCCTTGGAGAGCGTCAGCGCCGGCGCATGGCCCGCAGCGCTCACATTCTCATAGGCGGCGGCAAGCTGCTGGAACAACGCCTCATGCGAGAGATCCTCCTCCGCCTTCGGCGCATAATCCGCATAGAGAACGTTGAGGATGTCGTTCCATTTGCCGAGCCAGGCGATCTGCGCGTCCGAGCCGGCCGGCGCGCGCTCCAGAATTTTCTCGAACATGGGCGCGAGCTCGTGGTTTCCCGTCGGCGTGAATTTGTCGCTCACGACGTCATAGGCGATCCCTTCGAAATACTCGGCGAGCCCGCCCTGCGCCGCGAGCCGCACGGCGATGGCGCGGCTCACCGGAATATACTGGTCCATCAGCGTGTCGACGAGGCCGAGCGTCGGCGTCACCACGCTGGCGTAGCCGGTTCCGTCATGCGCAGGCGCCCCATCGCCGGCGCCCGTGCGATAGTCGAGGAAGCCGGTCGTAGCGTCATAGGTCGCGTAGAGCACGTCGGGACGGAATTCGACTCCGCTCAGCGCCGCGGCGAAGCGGAATTCGTCGACGGAGAGGATCTCGGCGCGATAGGCGCTGCCCTCGGCGGCCTGCGCCTCCGGCAGATTGTCGAGGTCGATCGCGTAATTGCGCAGGTTGAAGGTCGAGGGCCTTCCTTCCTTGAACTGCAGCTCCAGCGCGCGGTCGAGATTCTCCGACCACACATAGAAGCCGCCCTGCGCGTCGGTCACATAGACCGAATATTGCGTCACGACGCCGTCGACGAGATAGGCCGCGACCCGATCGAAAGGCAGCGACGCGAAGCGGTCATAGCCGAAGGACTCGACGCGCCATTCCTCGCCCGCGCCCTGATCATAGGCGCGCAGATCGGCGAGCGTCGGCCGCGCCGCTTGCGAACGCGAAATAATCGTGCGCCGGAACGCGCTTTTCGGCGCCAATTCCGCAATTGATATTATGTGACCAATTCGTCTCGAGCTCTTTTGATGGCGTCGATCGGCGTCATCCCATCCTCGGTGGAAAGCGGCGGCGAATAAATTCTGCGCGGAGTCGGATCCCCTACTCCGCCTTAGTCTCCTGCGAGCCGGAAGAAGCGGCGAGGCGCTTCAACAATTCAGGATCGACCATGCGCGCCACGATCGGATGGATGCGCATGTCGCCCTCCTTCACGACCTGACGGAAATTCGCCAGCACGGCGGAGGCGAGCTTTTGCGAGGGCGCGATCACGTCGAGGAGCCAGGCCTTGTCGCCGCTCGTCCATTCCTCGGGCTTGAGGCGGATCGGGAAGATGCCGGCCTTGATCTCCTCCCGGATTTTCGCGTCGACCGCGTCGGAGACGGTGGCCCAGATCGCCACCGCGACCATCTGCGCCTCATCTTCGCGCCGCTCCGCCTCATCGCTCTGGCCCTTCGCCGGCGCCATCTCTGCGATGACGATTCGCTCGCGCAGCAGAGGCTCGATCACGAGCCCCTGCAGATCGGCCAGCGATTGATGCCGGTAGCGCGGCACGGCCGACATGGCGAGCACGATCTGCCCAACGGTGCGATGAATGCGCTGACGCATCTCCGCGACCTGCTTCGCGACTTTAGCCTTCTGCGCGTCTGAGAGTTGCGCGGGCGCGGCTTTCGGCGCCGCCTGCGGATCGGCGTCGCTTGCCGCCTGCGACGGCGGCGCCTTCTTCGAATCCGCGCCATTCCCCTTCTTAAAAATGTCCGGCGTCATGGCCATGAAATCAGCTCCCGAATAAAATTAGACCGGCTGCTTTTTGCTGCAGATTTCGCCGGTTTGCAACCATGCCAGGCGCATCAAATGCGCCATGATCGCCGCCTGCGAGGCAAACGCTCGGTATGCTTGGACTATTGCCGAACGGGCAAGGCTACGCGACTTCCCTCGACCATATCGCGCCCCGGCGGACGAAGCGAAATCGCGCCGACAGAGAAAATGTCGGAAGAAGGCGCCAACAGGACGCAGAGCAAGAAGACGCGCCAAATTCCATCGAGGAGAGCAGCGCGACCCCTTTCTTCACGACGAGGCGAAGCCATGATCGACACGCTCGACCAGCTCGTGAGTCCTCTTGCGTTCTCAAACCTCGTTCTATAACGAGCGCAGGCCACATTCGACCCTCAACCGACGATCGCCGGCTCAGGCCCTTGTTAGAACAAGGCGATCAGAAGCGCACTTAGCGCTGTGTCAATTCAGTGTCGCCGTCGAGACGCAAAACATTCCGACGCAGGACGTCGCGCTTGGGGCGGGTTGATTGCTTCGATGAGCCTTCTCAAGCGTCAACTTGATTTTCGCACCATTTGCCAGTCGGAGCACGCCAGATGGCAGGTCTCACATCTAATGAGCAAAGAAAGCGGGCTCCGGAGCCGCGGCCGCAATCGTTCTGGAGCGCTTTTCGGCACTCGACATTCACGGTGATCTGAACAGTGACCGTCGTCGCAAATATCGGCGCCTGGATGTACAACGCGGCCTCCGGCTGGCTGATGACGAGCCTGGACGCGAGTCCGCTCACCGTCTCCCTGATACAGGTCGCCTCCAGCCTGCCGATGTTTCTCTTCGCGCTTCCGGCCGGCGCGCTGGCCGATATCGTCGACAAGCGCTGGTTCCTGATCATTGCGGAAATTTTGCTCACCATTGTGGCGGCGGCGAGCGCGGCGCTTGTGCGGCTCAATCTCATCAATCCGCCGCTTCTGTTGCTGTTCACCTTCCTGCTTGGCGTCGGCGCGGCGCTGACGGCGCCGACATGGCAGTCGATCGTCCCCCAGCTCGTCCCGAGAAAGGATCTGGCCACGGCTGTCGCGGCGAATGGCCGGGCGTCCTCAGACCCGCGCGCGTGACGGCGTTGCTCGATTATCTGTGTGAAAGCCTTGCGAAAGAGCCTTGGGCTCGAAAATTGGACAGCGCGGAGGATGGATAACGGTCGTCGTCTCAGAGCTGCGGCAGATGACGAAGCTCGCAATGCTCGAGGGAGCGCGGGCGGCGGCGCGATAAACGGCGCTTAGTCGGGGACCAAACCGATTTTCTCCGCACGCGGTCAGGCTATGGTTCGCTCTTCCGATCGGTCAAGGCGGCAATGGGAACTCAGGAAGAGCCCGTTTTTGAGAGAAAGCGCGCGAAAGGAAATTTACAAAGGCCCGCAATTTTCGCGGCAAGTGTCTGGCGCTCGGGTAGACTGCATATATGCCGACAGCGGGTAATGGGTAATCAGACAAGATCTGCTGAATCACGCCAGAACGCAGATGATGTTCGACGATAAAATCGGGCAGCGCAACAACCCCCAGTCCTTCGATCGCCATGCGGCAAATGGCGTCTCCATTATTGCACACGACGCTGCCGCCGACGCGGACGGACTGCTCGCCTTTCGGCCCGGAAAAGGTCCATGTGTCTCCGGCGCTGGCGTAGGAATAAAGCACGCAGTCGTGTTGCGAGAGTTCGGCTGGAACTTCAGGCCTCCCGTGAGACGAAAGATAGATCGGTGAGGCGCAGACGATATTTTGGGACGCGCCGATCCGGCGGGCAATGAGCGAACTGTCTGTAAGCCGCCCGATCCGGATCGCGAGATCATAGCCTTCTTCCACAATATCCACGAGGCGGTCGTTCAGCACGAGATCAATGCTGACTCGCGGGTATCGGATTTTGAATGCCGCAATCTGGCGCGCCAAATGGGACACGCCGAAGGACATGGGGGCGGATACGCGCAAATGCCCAAGAGGTTCCGTGGCCTGATTGGATATCTCGTTCTCAGCGTCGACGACTGCGACGATTATGTCCCGGCAGCGCTCCAAATAGACAATTCCGGGCTCGGTGAGGCTGACCTTTCGGGTTGTTCGATTGAGCAACCGCACCCCGAGATGCGCTTCGAGGTCCATGACGAGCTTGCTCGCCATCGCGCGGGACAGGCCCAGACGTTCGGACGCCAAAGCGAACTGGCCAGCTTCCGCTACCGCTATGAACGCCTTCATCGATTGTAGCTGATCCATACTGTCTGATATTTTCAGACAATCTGTCTGTAAAGACGCTAATTATCCTCCATCTCGTTTGCCGCAACATTCCAATCCAGTTCTCGGCCCTCGCGGCCGCCCGAAAGGAAAGGATTGGAAGATGACAAACGCTCATGCGACGGCGCTTGCAGCGCTATTGCTTCGATTGAGCCTCGGAGCTCTTTTTCTTGCGCACGGACTTCTTAAGGCATTCGTCTTCACTCTTCCGGGGACCGTGCAGTTCTTCGCGTCGCTCGGCTATCCGGCAGCCTTGGCTTATGTCGTTGTCGCCGCAGAAATTGGCGGCGGCCTCCTGCTGTTATTGGGGCTGTTTACGCGCCCCGTGTCTCTCGCGTTCATTCCGATCCTTGCCGGCGCGTTGCTTGTCCATCTGCCGAATGGTTGGTTGTTTTCCAGCGCAAAAGGCGGCTGGGAGTTCCCTGCGCTCTGGATCATTCTTCTGCTCGTGCAGGCCCTGCTTGGTCCTGGCGCGTTCGCCGTAAGGCTTTCCCGCGACGCAAACGAAACATTCAAGACCGCGTCCGCATAGCGCCAAAGACGGAGACGCAATATGCCCTTTATCGCCATTGTTTATCACAGCGGATATGGCCATACGGCCCGACAGGCCGAGGCCGTCGCAAAAGGCGTTCTTTCAATTCCGAACGCAACAGGAGCGCTCGTCAAAGTCGAGGATATTGACGGGCGCTGGGATGATCTTCAGCGGGCGGACGCGATTATCTTCGGATCGCCGACCTATATGGGCAGCGCGTCAGCGCCTTTTAAGGCGTTCATGGATGCAAGCTCCAGGGTTTGGTCGAAGCAAGGTTGGAAGAACAAATTTGCGGCTGGTTTTACGAACTCCGCTAGTCAAAACGGCGACAAGCTTGGCACGTTGCAACAACTTGCGGTGTTCGCCGCGCAGCATGGCATGATCTGGATCGGTTTGGGTTTGCCGCCCGGCAACAATTCCAGTTCTGGCTCAATTGACGATCTGAATCGACTGGGCAGTTTCCTCGGCGCAATGGCGCAATCAAATGCCGATCAAGGGCCGGAACACGGGCCATCGCCCGCAGACCTGAAGACCGCTGAGCATCTTGGGGGTCGCGTTGCGGAAGCGACCAGGCGGTGGATGCATCAGGGAAATGATGAATGAGGGTTAGGGGCGATCGTCTGGACAGATGCGGAGAGGCCCTTTGCAATCCCTTTGGCGGACCTGACGCAAGCCCAATTTCAACTTTTCGCATGGTCGGCTTTTTGAACGAGCATCCTCCGGCAAGAAGCCGGAGGTCAATTGGCGCTTAGGTTCAAGGGACATAGAACACTTCACGCGCTCGCCTGATTTGCCGTCATTCATAGGAGAGACGCGCGCTTGCAGGACGCCATTCGTCGTTACCGCGCACTCATGGGGATATGAGGAGCGTGAGCTTCTGAAAGCCGCCCCACAGGGTAGGAGAGCTGCTATACGCTGAAGCGTATTTACGCGTTTTATACTTTTAAAGGTATATTCTGCTATATACTGTGAATAGTATATTGATATTTATCCGCTCGAGCGTATATTGCGCGCCTAGAGAGGTGCGCCGTGGATCAGATCGCCCGAACGCCCAAGCAAATCGGAGACGCCATCCGCCGGCAGCGCCGCAAGCTCGGCCTGAACCAGACCAGCATCAGGGACAAGACAAAGCTACGGCAGGCGACCATCTCGGCCGTCGAGAGCGGCGCGGCCGGGACTCAGCTCGGAACGCTTTGCGACATTCTCGCCGCGCTCGATCTCGAATTCGTTATCCGTCCCAGGACGAAGGCGAAGCCGGCTGAAATCGAAGACATCTTTTGATGGCCCGCCCGCGGCGGCATATCCCGCTCAATGTCTTTCTGAACAGCCGTCTCGTCGGGCGGCTGAACAGGCAATCCAGCGGCGCAATCGATTTTCATTACGATCCATCCTGGCTCGCCTGGGAGCATGCGCTGCCCGTTTCGTTGTCTCTGCCTCTGCGCGAGGACCGCTATATCGGTGCGCCTGTCATCGCCGTCTTCGACAATCTCCTGCCCGACAGCGCTCCCATCCGCCGCCGCATGGCGGAGCGAGTCCACGCTCAGGGCATAGACGCCTACGACCTGCTTGCCGCTGTCGGACGGGACTGCGTTGGCGCATTGCAATTCCTGCCGGACGGCATCGAACCCGGCGCCGCCGGCGCTGTTGACGGCAGACCTGTTGACGACAAGGAAATCGCCCGGCTTCTCGGCGACCTTGCATCGGCTCCCCTTGGGCTTGGCGAGGACGAAGACTTCCGGATCTCGATCGCTGGCGCCCAGGAAAAGACCGCACTCTTGTTCTGGAAAGGGCGTTGGCAAAAACCGCTGGCGACGACGGCAACGACGCATATCCTCAAACCGCAGATTGGCCGACTGCCGAACGGCATTGATCTTTCCTACAGCGTCGAGAACGAGTTCTTCTGCCTCAAGCTGACAGCCGCTCTTGGACTTCCGAGCGCCGCCGTCGCGATCGAGGAGTTTGAAGGCAACCATGTGCTCGTGGTCGAGCGGTTCGATCGCCGTTGGACCAGCGACAACCGTCTCCTGCGTTTGCCCCAGGAGGATTGCTGTCAGGCTTTGTCCGTCCCGCCGTCGCTGAAATACGAATCCGAGGGCGGGCCCGGTATTCCAGCCATCCTCAATCTGCTGAAGGGGAGCGACCAACCGCAGGCGGATCAAACGACATTTCTGAAGGCGGTGATTGCTTTCTGGCTTCTTGGCGCCACGGATGGACACGCCAAGAATTTCAGCGTCTTTCTCTCTCCCGGCGGCCGCTTCCGCATGACCCCGCTTTACGATGTGATCTCAGCGCAGCCCAGCCTCGACGCCGGCCAGATCAAGCGTAACAAGATGAAGCTGGCCATGGCCATCGGTGACAGCCGTCACTACGTCGTCGACGGCGTTACGCCTCGCCATTTTGTCCAGACCGCCGCCAAGGCGGGGATTGGCGCGGGACGCGTGACCGCGATCTTTGATGAGCTGCGCGCACAGGCGCCAGCGGCGGTCGAACAGGTCGCCGCGTCGCTCCCGAAAGCATTTCCTGCCGAAGTCGCTGACAGCGTCAGCAATGGGGTCAAGGCTCGTCTGCGCAGGTTGGAGGATGCGTGACGCCAAAGGGGGCGGCGAGGCTTGGCGGCAGCTGCGCGGATCTTGACTTCCTATGCCCACTGATAATAAGCATGCTTATTAATAGCGCGCCTAAGAACTGCAGGCTTATGTCCTCCGCTCCAGACCACACGCTTTGCTTTTTGCTGAACGACGCGGCGCGCCTGCTGCGCAAGCGCTTCGAGCAGAAGGCCCGTAGTTTCGGACTGACCCGGTCGCAATGGCAGGCGCTCGCCTATCTTTCGCGCAATGAGGGGGTGAGCCAGGGCGCGCTCGCGGAATTGCTCGACATCGAGGCGATCACGCTGGGCCGCATTATCGACCGGCTCGAAGTCCAGCAGCTCGTCGAGCGACGCCCCCATGAGCGGGATCGGCGGATCTGGAGGCTTTATCTGCGCGACGCCGCCCGTCCTCTGCTGGAGGCGATCAAGCCGATCGCGGAGGAGACGCGTCAGGAGGC
The nucleotide sequence above comes from Methylocystis parvus OBBP. Encoded proteins:
- a CDS encoding IS5 family transposase, giving the protein MAAIRKPYPSDVSDEEWSLVALYLTLMDESAPQRQHSLRELFNGLRYVLRYGVAWRAMPNDLPPWSAVYQQGRRWMAAGVFEALAQDLRAVLRLAAGRKEEPTAAIIDSRTLRSTPESGPRAGYDGAKRKRGSKLHMAVDTLGHLLALHVTPANVDDRAEVGKLAEAVQQATGESVELIYVDQGYTGDRAADAAKAQGVELCVVKLSEAKKGFVLLPKRWVVERSFAWATRCRRLVKDYERYAETLAGFHILAFACLMLNRAAEFMIQSA
- a CDS encoding toxin-activating lysine-acyltransferase, which translates into the protein MAMTPDIFKKGNGADSKKAPPSQAASDADPQAAPKAAPAQLSDAQKAKVAKQVAEMRQRIHRTVGQIVLAMSAVPRYRHQSLADLQGLVIEPLLRERIVIAEMAPAKGQSDEAERREDEAQMVAVAIWATVSDAVDAKIREEIKAGIFPIRLKPEEWTSGDKAWLLDVIAPSQKLASAVLANFRQVVKEGDMRIHPIVARMVDPELLKRLAASSGSQETKAE
- a CDS encoding MFS transporter, which produces MTVVANIGAWMYNAASGWLMTSLDASPLTVSLIQVASSLPMFLFALPAGALADIVDKRWFLIIAEILLTIVAAASAALVRLNLINPPLLLLFTFLLGVGAALTAPTWQSIVPQLVPRKDLATAVAANGRASSDPRA
- a CDS encoding LysR family transcriptional regulator, yielding MDQLQSMKAFIAVAEAGQFALASERLGLSRAMASKLVMDLEAHLGVRLLNRTTRKVSLTEPGIVYLERCRDIIVAVVDAENEISNQATEPLGHLRVSAPMSFGVSHLARQIAAFKIRYPRVSIDLVLNDRLVDIVEEGYDLAIRIGRLTDSSLIARRIGASQNIVCASPIYLSSHGRPEVPAELSQHDCVLYSYASAGDTWTFSGPKGEQSVRVGGSVVCNNGDAICRMAIEGLGVVALPDFIVEHHLRSGVIQQILSDYPLPAVGIYAVYPSARHLPRKLRAFVNFLSRAFSQKRALPEFPLPP
- a CDS encoding DoxX family protein; amino-acid sequence: MTNAHATALAALLLRLSLGALFLAHGLLKAFVFTLPGTVQFFASLGYPAALAYVVVAAEIGGGLLLLLGLFTRPVSLAFIPILAGALLVHLPNGWLFSSAKGGWEFPALWIILLLVQALLGPGAFAVRLSRDANETFKTASA
- a CDS encoding flavodoxin family protein, whose product is MPFIAIVYHSGYGHTARQAEAVAKGVLSIPNATGALVKVEDIDGRWDDLQRADAIIFGSPTYMGSASAPFKAFMDASSRVWSKQGWKNKFAAGFTNSASQNGDKLGTLQQLAVFAAQHGMIWIGLGLPPGNNSSSGSIDDLNRLGSFLGAMAQSNADQGPEHGPSPADLKTAEHLGGRVAEATRRWMHQGNDE
- a CDS encoding helix-turn-helix domain-containing protein → MDQIARTPKQIGDAIRRQRRKLGLNQTSIRDKTKLRQATISAVESGAAGTQLGTLCDILAALDLEFVIRPRTKAKPAEIEDIF
- a CDS encoding type II toxin-antitoxin system HipA family toxin, with amino-acid sequence MARPRRHIPLNVFLNSRLVGRLNRQSSGAIDFHYDPSWLAWEHALPVSLSLPLREDRYIGAPVIAVFDNLLPDSAPIRRRMAERVHAQGIDAYDLLAAVGRDCVGALQFLPDGIEPGAAGAVDGRPVDDKEIARLLGDLASAPLGLGEDEDFRISIAGAQEKTALLFWKGRWQKPLATTATTHILKPQIGRLPNGIDLSYSVENEFFCLKLTAALGLPSAAVAIEEFEGNHVLVVERFDRRWTSDNRLLRLPQEDCCQALSVPPSLKYESEGGPGIPAILNLLKGSDQPQADQTTFLKAVIAFWLLGATDGHAKNFSVFLSPGGRFRMTPLYDVISAQPSLDAGQIKRNKMKLAMAIGDSRHYVVDGVTPRHFVQTAAKAGIGAGRVTAIFDELRAQAPAAVEQVAASLPKAFPAEVADSVSNGVKARLRRLEDA
- a CDS encoding MarR family winged helix-turn-helix transcriptional regulator, translating into MSSAPDHTLCFLLNDAARLLRKRFEQKARSFGLTRSQWQALAYLSRNEGVSQGALAELLDIEAITLGRIIDRLEVQQLVERRPHERDRRIWRLYLRDAARPLLEAIKPIAEETRQEAFAGVPEADRETLMRALDAMRLNLIDASAAPARDRERA